From Mucilaginibacter inviolabilis, a single genomic window includes:
- a CDS encoding SusC/RagA family TonB-linked outer membrane protein, which translates to MIKIYSQLSSDFMQGIFSKGRSGISPFWKLVCCYLFVLLPTWASAQTVINGTVKDTKGLAAIGATVSEKGVKNSTVTDINGKFKLTLKGNSGVLTVTYIGYKAKEVTVGSSNEVSVVLEEDLNKLNEVVVVGYGSVKKGDLTGSVSSIKSDNLILGGTTSNIGQAIQGKAAGVQVQQSSFAPGAGISITVRGGNSINTSTSPLYVIDGFISDNGNQVNPNDIEDIQVLKDASATAIYGARGGNGVVLITTKKGKIGKVSLDADISGGTQRLTYNPTLLTGQQYTDIQNATAIEDGKPQPYPSGFQVANTNWLKLATQNATVQNRSVSISSGNQDSRVYASGNYIKQIGVLKNTGFERYTARIGTEKNMNENLKLSANFYGASSNSTLQTYTGDITAPLFSLLTAPPNVPVYNPDGTYNYYITQGAKSNALANLLLPTNTSTNKLINANIALDYKIIKGLTYHLGAGSEYNQTVAGQYNPSTTISGGKQGGVATESDNSTFRWLVENYFTYKFNINKDHDFTVLLGNSNQKDVTNGLNAGAKGFSTDAFLFYNLGAGSLPNGYGSSKTETMWTSYYTRINYAYKDKLLATFSFRDDRSSRFGPNNRSGYFPSGALAYKFTDEDFIKNLNTFSNLKLRVSYGLTGNDRLPDYLYYATFGSYNTVINQSGNLQPGVEPKALANPSLKWESTAQLDAGLDMGFANGRINATIDYYSKKTTNLLIQIPIGQEWGFSTVWGNGGAIQNRGIELSVNSNNIQSKDFSWNTMVTLAYNKQKVLNLGPGINVISSNTANPSGTVSAQEFSRVVPGIELGELYGYVYEGVIKTGEHYAPQPNSKPGDPKYKDVNGDGKITPDDRTYLGNTNPHYMAGFGNDFHYKGFDLNVFFQGAFGYSLYNMNQMVLESTTGAAALNRFVAGKNENTDVPREGYYLSTYGSYVNSRFVENASYMRLKSVSLAYNFPSSLFQNMKIIQGIRIYAEAQNLLTITGYKGTDPEVNVHSANGATAGGLDFNSFPAFKTVTVGIKVSVH; encoded by the coding sequence ATGATTAAAATTTACTCACAACTTAGCTCGGATTTCATGCAAGGTATTTTTTCAAAAGGACGCTCCGGCATCAGTCCTTTCTGGAAATTAGTCTGCTGTTATCTGTTTGTATTATTACCAACCTGGGCCAGTGCCCAAACGGTAATTAATGGTACCGTAAAAGATACCAAAGGTTTAGCCGCAATTGGCGCTACAGTATCCGAAAAAGGAGTTAAGAATTCTACTGTAACCGACATCAACGGCAAATTCAAATTAACTCTTAAAGGTAATTCGGGAGTTTTAACAGTAACTTATATAGGTTATAAAGCGAAGGAAGTAACAGTAGGGTCATCAAATGAAGTATCTGTTGTTCTGGAGGAGGACCTGAATAAGCTGAATGAAGTAGTGGTAGTAGGGTACGGTTCCGTAAAAAAGGGCGACCTTACTGGTTCCGTGAGCTCTATTAAAAGTGACAACCTTATACTTGGTGGTACTACCTCAAATATTGGTCAGGCTATACAGGGTAAAGCAGCAGGCGTACAGGTACAGCAATCAAGCTTTGCCCCGGGGGCCGGCATCAGTATTACAGTACGTGGTGGCAATTCTATTAACACATCTACTTCGCCACTGTATGTAATTGATGGTTTCATTAGTGATAATGGTAACCAGGTTAACCCGAATGACATTGAAGATATTCAGGTATTGAAAGATGCATCTGCAACAGCTATATATGGCGCAAGGGGAGGTAATGGCGTAGTTTTGATAACTACTAAAAAAGGAAAAATTGGGAAAGTATCTCTTGATGCCGATATATCAGGTGGTACACAACGCTTAACCTACAATCCAACTTTGTTAACTGGTCAGCAATATACCGATATCCAGAATGCTACCGCTATTGAGGATGGTAAACCACAACCTTATCCATCAGGGTTTCAGGTAGCCAATACTAATTGGTTAAAATTGGCTACGCAAAACGCTACGGTACAAAATCGCAGTGTAAGTATCAGCTCTGGTAATCAGGATTCAAGGGTGTACGCATCAGGTAATTATATTAAACAAATAGGTGTATTAAAAAATACCGGTTTTGAAAGATATACCGCCCGTATAGGAACCGAAAAAAACATGAACGAAAATTTGAAACTGAGTGCTAATTTTTATGGCGCCAGTTCAAACTCAACATTGCAAACCTATACAGGTGATATTACCGCACCATTGTTTAGTCTGTTAACTGCACCACCAAACGTACCGGTTTATAATCCCGATGGTACTTATAACTATTATATAACACAAGGCGCTAAGTCAAATGCCCTTGCCAATTTGTTATTGCCAACCAATACCAGCACCAATAAATTGATCAATGCCAACATCGCGTTGGATTATAAGATTATTAAAGGCTTAACTTATCACTTGGGTGCAGGCAGTGAATATAATCAAACAGTTGCGGGTCAATATAATCCTTCAACTACTATTTCAGGTGGAAAACAGGGTGGCGTAGCTACAGAATCAGACAACTCAACCTTCAGATGGCTGGTGGAGAACTACTTTACCTATAAGTTCAACATTAATAAAGATCACGATTTTACCGTTTTGTTAGGTAATTCCAATCAAAAGGACGTAACCAATGGTTTAAATGCCGGTGCTAAAGGCTTTTCGACCGATGCCTTTCTGTTTTACAATTTAGGTGCCGGCTCATTGCCAAATGGTTACGGCAGCAGCAAAACAGAAACCATGTGGACCTCTTATTATACCAGGATCAACTACGCTTATAAAGATAAATTATTAGCTACATTCTCTTTCAGAGATGACAGATCGTCAAGGTTTGGACCGAATAACAGGTCTGGTTATTTCCCTTCGGGAGCTTTAGCTTATAAATTTACTGATGAGGATTTTATCAAAAATCTGAATACTTTCTCCAATTTGAAACTAAGGGTTAGTTATGGTTTAACAGGTAACGACCGCTTACCAGATTATTTGTACTATGCTACTTTTGGTTCTTACAATACAGTAATTAACCAAAGCGGGAATTTACAACCAGGTGTTGAGCCTAAAGCATTAGCAAATCCAAGCCTTAAATGGGAAAGCACAGCACAACTTGATGCTGGTTTGGATATGGGTTTTGCCAATGGCCGTATTAATGCAACAATTGATTATTACAGCAAAAAAACCACCAATTTGTTAATTCAGATCCCGATCGGTCAGGAATGGGGCTTCTCTACTGTATGGGGAAATGGAGGTGCTATTCAAAATCGGGGTATTGAACTTTCTGTAAATAGCAATAATATACAAAGCAAGGATTTTTCATGGAATACCATGGTAACCCTTGCCTATAACAAACAGAAGGTGCTTAACCTGGGTCCTGGCATTAATGTAATCAGTTCCAATACCGCCAATCCAAGTGGTACGGTTTCGGCACAGGAATTTAGCCGGGTTGTACCTGGTATCGAGCTTGGCGAACTTTATGGCTATGTATATGAAGGAGTAATAAAAACCGGGGAACATTACGCGCCTCAGCCAAATTCAAAACCTGGCGACCCTAAATATAAGGATGTGAACGGTGATGGAAAAATTACCCCAGACGACCGTACTTATCTGGGCAACACAAACCCGCATTATATGGCTGGTTTCGGTAACGATTTTCATTACAAAGGTTTTGATCTTAACGTGTTTTTCCAGGGAGCATTTGGTTATAGCTTATATAACATGAACCAAATGGTGCTGGAATCAACCACTGGAGCCGCTGCGCTGAACAGGTTTGTGGCCGGTAAAAACGAAAATACTGATGTGCCGCGCGAAGGTTATTACCTGAGCACTTATGGTAGTTACGTAAACTCCCGCTTTGTTGAAAATGCTTCGTACATGCGTTTAAAATCTGTTTCATTAGCTTATAACTTCCCGTCTTCATTATTTCAGAATATGAAGATTATCCAGGGGATAAGGATTTATGCAGAAGCACAAAATCTGTTAACCATTACCGGTTATAAAGGTACCGACCCGGAAGTTAACGTGCATTCAGCCAATGGTGCAACAGCTGGTGGTTTGGATTTTAACTCGTTCCCTGCATTTAAAACCGTAACCGTAGGTATTAAGGTTTCTGTTCATTAA
- a CDS encoding RagB/SusD family nutrient uptake outer membrane protein, producing the protein MKKYSFILIMAAAVVQFSCNKTNLEPKIYSSLTSQNAFLTKSDAIAAVNAVYARLKGPSVGDNFDYWTVRHFALTDLTTDVGHCSYTGDPGQLSLVQWNSANGLIAEDYRQIYKLIANANNAILNISPMTAITAEQKNQFLAEMKFLRAVAYMDLTDAWGPVILNTEKDVANPNYTTKTAPSAVADVEALLIGDLQNAINILPVDYTKSDIYTTNDVGRATKGAAMTLLAKLYLRQHQWQKAADMTKQVMDLGVYQLYPTYAGLFKETNTWCSENIFSVLSDANVNGTELLNHFGPLSHPVLTDRWQYYAVTWDFYNSYGDEDDRKKMFFTEYQGVDNLTHKQAPTLGATAPAGVLYMPDVATMKYADPNGANTYYDGHSVDILRYADVLLSRAEALNELGGPTAEAISLVNQVKARSHAKLLVPANLTQASMRDALLQERGWELYYEGKRRADLMRFGKYADVVNAYLKRTGQTPTVQMPRDQYFPYPLNQVNINPNLNNAGRQQ; encoded by the coding sequence ATGAAAAAATATAGTTTTATACTCATCATGGCGGCGGCGGTTGTACAGTTTTCCTGTAATAAAACCAACCTCGAGCCCAAAATATATAGCAGTTTAACCAGCCAAAATGCTTTTTTAACCAAATCTGACGCTATTGCGGCGGTTAATGCGGTTTATGCCCGCTTAAAAGGCCCTTCTGTTGGTGATAATTTTGACTACTGGACTGTAAGGCACTTTGCCCTTACCGATTTAACCACCGATGTAGGCCACTGTAGCTATACCGGCGATCCTGGTCAGCTTTCATTGGTTCAATGGAACTCTGCCAATGGTTTAATAGCTGAGGATTACAGGCAGATCTATAAACTGATAGCTAATGCCAACAATGCTATTTTAAATATTTCGCCAATGACGGCCATTACAGCCGAGCAGAAAAACCAGTTCCTGGCCGAAATGAAATTTTTACGTGCGGTGGCCTATATGGACTTAACCGATGCCTGGGGGCCGGTAATCCTGAACACCGAAAAGGATGTAGCTAACCCTAACTACACCACAAAAACGGCTCCAAGTGCAGTTGCAGATGTAGAAGCCCTTTTAATAGGCGATTTGCAAAATGCGATTAATATATTACCCGTTGATTATACCAAAAGCGATATCTACACCACCAATGATGTAGGTCGTGCTACTAAAGGTGCAGCCATGACATTGCTGGCTAAGCTTTACCTGCGTCAGCATCAATGGCAGAAGGCTGCTGATATGACCAAACAGGTAATGGATTTGGGTGTATATCAATTGTATCCAACTTACGCGGGTCTGTTTAAAGAAACTAATACCTGGTGTTCTGAAAATATTTTCTCAGTACTGAGTGATGCTAACGTAAATGGAACCGAGCTGTTAAATCACTTTGGTCCCTTGAGTCACCCGGTATTAACCGACAGGTGGCAGTATTATGCCGTAACCTGGGATTTTTATAACAGCTACGGTGATGAGGACGATCGTAAAAAAATGTTTTTTACCGAATACCAGGGTGTTGACAATTTAACTCATAAACAAGCGCCAACTTTAGGCGCAACGGCACCGGCAGGTGTATTGTATATGCCCGATGTAGCCACCATGAAATATGCTGATCCGAATGGTGCTAACACCTATTATGACGGTCACAGTGTAGATATTTTACGTTATGCCGATGTACTGTTAAGCAGGGCCGAAGCGCTGAATGAGTTAGGCGGTCCAACAGCCGAAGCTATTTCACTGGTAAACCAGGTAAAGGCACGTTCGCATGCCAAATTACTGGTTCCTGCCAACCTTACCCAGGCTAGCATGCGCGATGCCCTTTTACAGGAACGCGGATGGGAGCTTTATTACGAAGGTAAACGCCGGGCAGATCTGATGCGCTTTGGTAAATACGCCGATGTGGTGAATGCTTATCTGAAACGTACAGGCCAAACGCCAACCGTTCAAATGCCGCGCGACCAGTATTTTCCGTATCCTTTAAACCAGGTTAACATCAATCCTAATTTAAATAATGCCGGAAGGCAACAGTAA
- a CDS encoding aryl-sulfate sulfotransferase → MVKSFFKGITLSIFLLVCAGCANNSTAIKEIKVGLHNNNELKIQIDVLTASPVDAYAEYWVDKGSDSTKQVSPISKNTERHKLVLCNIAPKTNYAYHIVTVVNGVKTISKTYTFSSHELPLFLQEQFTAKSASENHIPAEFKDGLMLINKRYAPGVAYMVDYKGQIKWYHMIDNLGFKVIHFTKDHTLLSILGRNDEPTSYGSEILEVNLEGDTLLHLKKGQGDFKQTIHHEILKNTSNQIVTLFVDQKIMDLSTVGGGKKDTVNGDGIIVMDKTGKQLWKWSVFDVMDPFKDPKLLKTKKDWMHANSLNYDKDGNYLISFYNNGQIWKVDAHTGKVIWKFGKGGNITMPAECNFTQAHAAHINMEGNLMFFDNGVEKHQSGVFAMKLDQQQKTSTIDLHIQLPKEVFNGRMGSAYMINDTSVLCCCSKRHIVVLSDRKGVLLWTMETAVPTYRAIFVKSSELSPYLKP, encoded by the coding sequence ATGGTGAAGAGTTTCTTTAAAGGTATAACCTTGTCGATTTTTTTATTGGTTTGTGCGGGTTGTGCCAATAACAGCACCGCTATCAAAGAAATAAAGGTAGGTCTGCATAATAACAACGAATTAAAGATTCAGATAGATGTGCTCACCGCTTCGCCGGTGGATGCCTATGCCGAATATTGGGTTGATAAAGGCTCGGATAGTACCAAACAGGTCTCGCCCATATCAAAAAATACCGAGAGGCATAAATTGGTACTATGCAATATCGCTCCAAAAACCAATTATGCTTACCATATTGTCACTGTAGTTAATGGGGTTAAAACGATAAGCAAAACCTACACTTTCAGCTCGCATGAGTTGCCTTTGTTTTTGCAGGAGCAGTTCACGGCTAAAAGTGCGTCTGAAAATCATATCCCTGCCGAATTTAAAGATGGCTTAATGCTCATCAACAAACGGTATGCACCCGGTGTAGCTTATATGGTTGATTATAAAGGCCAGATTAAATGGTATCACATGATTGATAATCTGGGCTTCAAAGTGATTCATTTTACTAAAGATCATACGCTGCTTTCTATCCTGGGCCGGAATGATGAACCTACCAGTTACGGCAGCGAAATATTGGAGGTAAACCTGGAAGGTGATACCCTGCTACACTTGAAAAAAGGTCAGGGTGATTTTAAACAAACCATACACCACGAAATTTTAAAAAACACCAGCAACCAGATAGTAACCCTTTTTGTTGATCAAAAGATCATGGACCTAAGCACCGTTGGAGGCGGTAAAAAAGATACCGTGAATGGCGATGGCATCATAGTGATGGACAAAACCGGTAAACAGCTCTGGAAATGGAGTGTGTTTGATGTGATGGATCCGTTTAAAGATCCCAAGCTGCTTAAAACCAAAAAAGACTGGATGCACGCCAACAGTCTGAACTATGATAAGGATGGTAACTATCTGATCTCTTTCTACAACAATGGTCAGATCTGGAAAGTTGACGCCCATACCGGCAAGGTGATCTGGAAGTTTGGCAAGGGAGGTAATATAACCATGCCTGCCGAATGTAACTTTACCCAGGCCCATGCAGCACACATCAATATGGAGGGCAATTTGATGTTTTTTGATAATGGTGTCGAAAAGCACCAGTCGGGCGTATTTGCCATGAAGCTGGATCAACAACAAAAAACATCAACAATAGATTTGCACATTCAATTGCCCAAAGAAGTATTTAACGGGCGCATGGGCAGCGCTTATATGATCAACGATACCAGCGTGCTCTGCTGCTGCTCCAAAAGGCATATCGTTGTGTTGAGCGACCGCAAAGGGGTATTATTATGGACGATGGAAACGGCTGTGCCTACGTACCGGGCTATTTTTGTAAAGAGTAGCGAGCTTAGTCCCTATTTAAAACCGTGA
- a CDS encoding c-type cytochrome — translation MNKRYPYLIIWLVTVFILWNLAQVSSCNEDHAATLKSAATKDNLVTIDTLKIPHDKFGEAVRYGRALMLRTAYYIGPDGVNGHYTGNKMNCTNCHRDAGTRPYAFNLVNSFKEYPQYRAREGRILSLAERINNCVMRPNLGRPLPLDGREMISIMSYLKWLSDSASVNSHTKGLKNMEVSFPDRAASSDQGEKLYAQHCERCHAANGEGQMQFDQATYTYPPLWGPKAYRQGSSMHRVVKLAQWLVANMPFDKVAHNKPFLTDAEALDLAAFINDDKKHPRPSKGITEVQYPHANEKAIDYDKGPFNDPFSETQHKYGPYKPIADYWKSKGLKPTY, via the coding sequence ATGAACAAGAGGTATCCATATTTGATCATCTGGCTGGTAACGGTCTTTATACTGTGGAACCTGGCGCAGGTCAGTTCCTGTAACGAAGACCACGCAGCGACTTTAAAAAGTGCTGCAACCAAAGATAACCTGGTGACTATTGACACCCTCAAAATACCACATGATAAATTTGGCGAGGCAGTAAGATATGGTCGTGCATTAATGCTACGTACAGCTTATTATATTGGCCCTGATGGTGTAAATGGGCATTACACCGGTAACAAAATGAACTGCACCAATTGTCACCGTGATGCAGGTACAAGACCTTACGCCTTTAACCTGGTCAATTCATTTAAGGAATATCCTCAATACCGGGCAAGGGAAGGAAGGATCCTGTCATTGGCCGAAAGGATCAATAACTGTGTAATGCGCCCCAACCTGGGTAGACCTTTGCCGCTGGACGGACGGGAAATGATCTCGATCATGTCATACCTCAAATGGCTCAGCGACTCTGCCAGTGTGAACAGCCATACCAAAGGACTGAAAAATATGGAAGTCAGCTTTCCCGACAGAGCTGCATCTTCAGATCAGGGCGAAAAATTGTACGCGCAACATTGCGAACGCTGCCACGCTGCAAACGGTGAAGGCCAAATGCAGTTTGATCAGGCAACTTACACCTATCCGCCGCTTTGGGGGCCAAAAGCGTATCGTCAGGGATCAAGTATGCATCGTGTGGTAAAACTGGCGCAATGGCTGGTAGCCAATATGCCTTTTGACAAGGTAGCTCATAACAAACCATTCCTCACCGATGCCGAAGCGCTTGATCTGGCTGCTTTTATCAATGATGATAAAAAACATCCCCGGCCATCAAAGGGAATAACCGAAGTGCAATACCCACACGCCAACGAAAAAGCTATTGATTATGATAAAGGGCCTTTTAACGATCCTTTTTCTGAAACACAACATAAATACGGGCCATACAAACCAATTGCCGATTATTGGAAAAGTAAAGGACTAAAGCCCACTTACTAA
- a CDS encoding glycoside hydrolase domain-containing protein, with protein MKKQLFALILLLPALAAQAQKIPYTNCKNCWLPDSLGNHRVVLTFNGTGKVAKVIIPWRRRDNDPENKRVIIEDAQTKQKVTNVKLGAITRESGEVVFEPTSGKGTYFVYYMPYKNEGRSNYPRGIYLKPENTASSAWLNSLSGNIPAATVKEFQSIDAFNSFYPMEVIATKNETDALIAKHKNETFLVFPEDRLNSIRMTKDLPQRWIELGPQSKYVASALRGENFSFQLGVYALQNLDDVKVTFSDLKTATGKKIPASALFCINTGGTAYDGSPLTKTVTVTPNTIQALWCGIDVPASATAAVYTGKAIISNGKTSKEIQLSLKVSPALAKNGGVDEPWKMTRLGWLNSTMAQKNTVIAPYKPLVVKNNTVELLGRKVEVNTDGFPKQIQTFFTPEMTEYADAPNNLLTEAIHFHFLNAAGKNIKLKSQGLQFTKQEPGTVQWTATSANDSLQMEVTASMEFDGFIAYTVKVKALQDVSFKDITMHIPFKRDVAKYMMGLGQKGGYRPENFEWKWDVSHKNQDGAWIGNVNAGLQYSLRDEKYVRPLNTNFYLQKPLILPSSWGNGDKGGINVKDDGKAVLANNYSGERKLNKGDVLYYNFNLLVTPFHTINTDFQWATRFYHAYKPIDTIKQAGATVINIHHATAINPNINYPFIAWKAMKAYDDSAHAAGLKVKIYNTIRELSNHAYETFALRSLGHEIYSSGKGGGFSWLQEHIGDDYIAAWFVPEIKDAAIINSGMNRWHNYYVEGMNWLTQNVGIDGIYLDDVAFDRVTMKRVKRVLTKDGHPGIIDLHSANQYNKSDGFNNSANLYMEHFPYLNRLWFGEYFDYEKNSPDFFLTEVSGIPFGLMGEMLQGGGNKWRGMVYGMTNRMPWSDGADPRPIWKVWDDFGIKGTKMIGYWVDDNPVKTDHDKVLATIYKKDGAVLVSIASWEDTDTEIQLKIDWKKLGIDPSKATITAPEIRTFQPAKTFGLNDKIPVEKAKGWLLIIK; from the coding sequence ATGAAAAAACAACTCTTTGCGCTCATCCTCTTGTTGCCTGCCCTTGCGGCACAGGCCCAAAAAATACCTTATACCAATTGTAAAAACTGCTGGCTGCCCGATTCATTGGGAAACCACCGTGTAGTTTTAACTTTTAATGGTACGGGTAAGGTCGCCAAAGTAATTATCCCCTGGAGAAGGAGGGATAACGATCCTGAAAATAAACGCGTAATCATAGAGGATGCTCAAACAAAGCAAAAAGTTACCAATGTAAAACTGGGCGCCATTACCCGCGAAAGCGGCGAAGTGGTTTTTGAGCCAACATCTGGCAAGGGAACTTACTTTGTGTATTACATGCCTTATAAAAATGAGGGTCGATCCAATTATCCAAGAGGTATCTACCTGAAACCGGAGAATACTGCTTCATCAGCATGGCTAAACAGCTTAAGTGGCAATATCCCTGCGGCTACGGTGAAAGAGTTTCAGTCGATAGATGCGTTCAACAGCTTTTACCCGATGGAAGTGATCGCTACTAAAAATGAAACGGATGCGCTGATCGCCAAACATAAAAACGAAACTTTTTTGGTTTTTCCGGAGGATAGATTGAACTCCATCCGCATGACCAAAGATTTGCCGCAGCGCTGGATAGAGCTTGGTCCGCAGAGTAAGTATGTAGCTTCAGCCCTGCGCGGTGAAAACTTCTCGTTTCAGTTGGGTGTATATGCCCTGCAAAACCTGGACGATGTAAAAGTGACTTTCAGTGATCTGAAAACTGCTACCGGTAAAAAGATCCCGGCTTCGGCTTTGTTCTGTATCAATACAGGTGGTACTGCTTATGACGGTTCACCATTGACTAAAACAGTGACCGTAACCCCCAACACCATCCAGGCTTTATGGTGTGGTATTGATGTGCCTGCAAGCGCTACTGCTGCTGTTTATACCGGTAAAGCTATTATCAGCAACGGCAAGACTTCCAAAGAAATCCAATTGTCCTTAAAGGTAAGTCCCGCATTAGCTAAAAACGGCGGCGTGGATGAGCCCTGGAAAATGACCCGCTTGGGCTGGTTGAACTCTACCATGGCGCAAAAAAATACGGTGATAGCGCCATATAAACCACTTGTGGTGAAAAATAATACGGTTGAATTATTGGGCAGAAAAGTAGAAGTGAATACCGATGGTTTCCCTAAACAGATCCAAACCTTTTTCACTCCTGAAATGACCGAGTATGCCGATGCACCTAACAACCTGCTGACCGAGGCTATTCATTTTCATTTCCTGAACGCAGCCGGTAAAAATATCAAACTTAAAAGCCAGGGCTTGCAATTTACCAAACAGGAGCCAGGCACGGTGCAGTGGACTGCTACCAGCGCTAACGACAGCCTGCAAATGGAAGTAACCGCCTCCATGGAGTTTGACGGTTTTATAGCATATACCGTCAAAGTAAAAGCCTTGCAGGATGTGAGTTTTAAAGACATTACCATGCACATTCCTTTTAAAAGAGATGTAGCTAAATATATGATGGGCCTGGGCCAGAAAGGCGGCTATCGCCCTGAAAACTTTGAATGGAAATGGGACGTAAGTCATAAAAACCAGGATGGTGCCTGGATAGGTAATGTAAATGCCGGTTTGCAATACTCGCTGCGCGATGAGAAGTATGTTCGTCCACTCAATACCAATTTCTACCTGCAAAAACCACTCATCCTGCCATCGTCATGGGGTAATGGCGACAAAGGCGGTATCAATGTAAAAGACGATGGCAAAGCAGTACTGGCCAACAACTATAGCGGCGAACGCAAGCTGAACAAAGGCGATGTGCTTTATTACAACTTTAACCTACTTGTTACGCCTTTCCATACCATCAATACCGACTTTCAGTGGGCTACCCGTTTTTATCATGCCTACAAACCTATTGATACTATTAAACAGGCTGGTGCTACGGTGATCAATATTCACCATGCTACGGCTATCAACCCCAATATCAACTATCCTTTCATCGCGTGGAAAGCCATGAAGGCTTATGACGATTCGGCGCATGCAGCGGGTTTAAAGGTGAAGATCTACAATACCATTCGTGAGCTGTCCAACCATGCTTATGAAACATTCGCTTTACGCAGCCTTGGGCACGAGATTTACTCATCGGGTAAAGGCGGTGGTTTTAGCTGGTTACAGGAGCACATAGGCGACGATTATATAGCCGCCTGGTTTGTTCCCGAAATTAAGGATGCCGCTATCATCAACAGCGGTATGAACCGCTGGCACAACTACTACGTGGAAGGCATGAACTGGTTAACCCAAAATGTAGGCATCGATGGTATCTACCTGGACGATGTGGCTTTTGACCGCGTAACTATGAAACGCGTTAAAAGAGTGCTGACCAAAGACGGTCACCCGGGTATTATCGACCTGCACTCGGCCAACCAATACAACAAAAGCGATGGCTTTAACAACAGTGCCAACCTGTACATGGAGCATTTTCCATACTTAAACCGCCTGTGGTTTGGGGAGTATTTTGATTACGAAAAGAACAGCCCTGATTTCTTCCTGACCGAAGTGAGCGGTATCCCATTTGGTTTGATGGGCGAAATGCTGCAAGGCGGCGGCAACAAATGGCGCGGCATGGTTTACGGCATGACCAACCGCATGCCATGGAGCGATGGCGCCGATCCGCGCCCGATATGGAAAGTTTGGGATGATTTTGGCATCAAAGGCACCAAAATGATAGGTTACTGGGTTGATGATAACCCGGTGAAGACTGATCACGATAAAGTATTAGCCACCATTTACAAAAAAGATGGCGCCGTACTGGTTTCCATAGCAAGCTGGGAGGATACAGATACTGAGATTCAATTAAAAATAGACTGGAAAAAATTAGGCATCGACCCATCAAAAGCAACCATAACCGCGCCGGAGATCAGAACGTTCCAACCGGCCAAAACGTTCGGTTTAAATGATAAGATCCCGGTTGAAAAGGCCAAAGGCTGGTTACTGATCATTAAATAA